One genomic region from candidate division KSB1 bacterium encodes:
- the hisS gene encoding histidine--tRNA ligase, with protein sequence MRYQSIKGTRDVLPDEQPYWRHIEAQIHRICALYGYERIDTPIFEQTQLFERGVGAGTDIVEKEMYTFSDRSQESLTLRPEFTAAVVRAYLQNGLHTRPKPVRLFSIGPIFRYERPQAGRFRQHTQFNVEALGEQDPAVDVEVMSIAWHLYAELGFRGLRFQLNSTGCPRCRPGYLEALRAYYQGHIHEICPDCQRRLERNPLRVLDCKVESCQPIIAGAPPLVDHLCEECATHFATLRQYLDLLGRPYTLNHRLVRGLDYYTKTVFEVWVEGIGAQNAMCGGGRYDGLIEQLGGPPTPGIGFGSGIERIILSMKEQGLAVPELPKPRVFVAYHGQLARMIALRVISSLRDAGVATTFAPGDRSLKAQLREANRLGTPLVVIVGEDEAARQTAAVKDMLSGTQQEVPLARLVEHIRATLASSTSP encoded by the coding sequence GTGAGGTACCAGTCCATCAAGGGCACGCGCGACGTGCTGCCCGACGAACAACCTTATTGGCGTCATATCGAGGCTCAAATCCATCGCATCTGTGCACTCTACGGATACGAGCGCATTGACACGCCGATTTTTGAGCAGACGCAACTCTTTGAGCGCGGCGTAGGCGCCGGTACCGACATCGTGGAAAAGGAGATGTACACCTTCTCCGATCGGAGTCAGGAGTCTTTGACACTGCGGCCCGAGTTTACGGCCGCCGTAGTCCGGGCCTACCTTCAAAACGGCCTGCACACGCGGCCCAAGCCGGTCCGACTCTTCTCCATTGGGCCCATCTTCAGGTATGAGCGCCCCCAGGCTGGGCGGTTCCGCCAACACACCCAGTTCAACGTGGAGGCGCTGGGCGAGCAGGACCCGGCCGTTGACGTGGAGGTGATGTCCATAGCGTGGCATCTCTACGCAGAGTTGGGCTTTCGAGGGCTTCGTTTCCAGCTGAACAGTACAGGGTGCCCCCGCTGCCGGCCTGGCTATCTGGAGGCCCTCCGCGCTTACTACCAAGGCCACATTCACGAGATTTGTCCAGATTGTCAGCGGCGATTGGAAAGGAATCCGCTGCGCGTGCTGGACTGCAAGGTCGAGAGCTGCCAGCCTATTATCGCCGGCGCGCCACCCTTAGTTGACCACCTGTGCGAGGAATGTGCAACCCACTTTGCCACGCTACGCCAATACCTTGACCTTTTGGGTCGGCCCTACACGCTTAATCATCGGCTGGTGCGCGGGCTGGACTACTACACCAAGACTGTCTTTGAGGTGTGGGTGGAGGGCATCGGGGCCCAGAATGCCATGTGTGGCGGTGGCCGCTATGATGGCCTGATCGAGCAGCTGGGCGGGCCGCCCACACCGGGTATCGGCTTCGGCTCGGGCATCGAGCGGATCATTTTGAGCATGAAGGAACAAGGGCTGGCCGTTCCCGAGCTCCCCAAGCCGCGCGTCTTTGTGGCCTACCACGGCCAATTGGCGCGAATGATTGCCTTGCGGGTGATATCCTCACTTCGCGACGCGGGGGTAGCGACCACATTCGCGCCTGGAGATCGGAGCCTCAAGGCTCAACTTAGGGAGGCAAATCGGCTGGGCACGCCTCTGGTGGTCATCGTTGGCGAAGACGAGGCAGCGCGACAGACTGCGGCAGTGAAGGACATGCTGAGTGGCACGCAGCAGGAAGTGCCGTTGGCGCGCTTGGTAGAGCACATACGAGCTACCCTCGCGAGCTCGACCTCTCCGTGA
- a CDS encoding PTS sugar transporter subunit IIA translates to MKLREILSKETIRIPLVSTEKDKLIEEMVDALYAAGKIEDRDKVLKAVLDRERVMSTGVGDGVAIPHGKADGVKNLVASFGVTKDEVEFGSIDDKPVRLVFLLVGPYDQTGPHLKALSHISRLMHRPEFRARLIKAKTPEEVLAAIEKEEDACFG, encoded by the coding sequence ATGAAGCTAAGAGAAATTCTGAGCAAAGAGACCATTCGCATTCCCTTGGTGAGCACAGAAAAGGACAAGCTCATCGAGGAAATGGTTGACGCACTTTATGCCGCTGGCAAGATCGAGGACCGGGACAAAGTGCTGAAGGCGGTATTGGACCGCGAACGGGTCATGAGCACGGGCGTGGGCGATGGCGTTGCCATACCGCATGGCAAGGCTGATGGGGTGAAGAATCTGGTTGCCTCTTTTGGCGTGACAAAGGACGAGGTAGAATTTGGCTCTATCGACGATAAGCCGGTGCGGTTGGTGTTCTTGCTTGTCGGCCCTTACGACCAGACAGGCCCTCATTTGAAGGCGCTGAGTCATATCTCGCGTCTTATGCATCGACCCGAGTTCAGGGCCCGTCTGATCAAGGCAAAGACGCCAGAAGAGGTGTTGGCGGCAATTGAGAAGGAAGAAGACGCCTGTTTCGGATAA
- a CDS encoding tetratricopeptide repeat protein: MRWRRGAWLCILAIVGCVAAGGVSHRASSAGAGQREFRFVVLGDNRPGIRTERLPFVYHLLLKEVMARRPVAVFNTGDIIIGGTDDSLTLRRMFEEFRRTSSILTVPLHVAPGNHDYFNRTSRALFQELIGPPYFSVDYGGCHFVVLSSECEGEVSRIIGKQLAWLQDDLVRHRGSEHLFVVVHRPFFPVGPHKGDSFDAYAANRDSVLALLVAHGAEILFAGHEHLYHDATYGRIRQIITGGGGAPLYAPPDSGGIFHFVLVKVSGKNVQTEVVRVEDPYEKAVRALEGNDARQALQLMQRVLQDSPDQAEAHLYLAVAHFRLGDRASGGQELAIFLEQEQRTVAAYEHAGKTLTTLGLWPEAFALFREFANDKPESPLPYLGLGQCFFRFSSPDSAALCLERAATLDSLAARVRYWAGEIYEKGGRLPDAIRHYRAAVRLNPSSSYGKRAAERLREVLEHE, encoded by the coding sequence ATGAGGTGGCGACGAGGGGCATGGCTTTGCATCTTGGCGATTGTGGGATGTGTTGCTGCGGGTGGGGTATCCCACCGTGCGTCGTCGGCCGGCGCCGGACAACGCGAGTTTCGCTTTGTGGTCCTTGGCGATAATCGGCCCGGGATCCGGACGGAGCGTCTGCCCTTTGTGTACCATTTGCTCCTCAAGGAAGTCATGGCGCGCCGGCCGGTGGCCGTCTTCAACACGGGTGACATCATCATCGGGGGGACAGACGATAGTCTGACGTTGCGGCGCATGTTCGAAGAGTTCAGGAGGACTTCTTCGATCCTCACGGTGCCGCTTCACGTGGCACCGGGAAACCACGACTACTTCAACAGGACAAGCCGAGCCTTGTTCCAGGAGTTAATCGGCCCCCCCTACTTTTCGGTGGACTACGGGGGTTGCCACTTCGTGGTACTCTCCTCGGAATGCGAGGGAGAGGTCTCGCGCATTATTGGAAAGCAGTTGGCGTGGTTGCAGGACGACCTCGTGCGCCACCGCGGGTCAGAGCACCTGTTTGTGGTTGTGCATCGGCCTTTCTTTCCGGTGGGGCCACACAAAGGTGACTCCTTTGACGCTTACGCGGCCAATAGGGACAGTGTGCTGGCCTTATTGGTGGCTCACGGCGCCGAAATCCTGTTTGCCGGCCACGAACACCTGTACCACGATGCCACATATGGGCGGATCCGGCAGATTATTACCGGTGGGGGAGGCGCCCCTCTTTACGCTCCGCCCGATTCTGGTGGAATCTTCCACTTTGTGCTGGTGAAGGTTTCGGGCAAGAATGTGCAGACAGAGGTGGTGCGCGTAGAGGACCCCTACGAAAAGGCAGTTCGTGCGTTGGAAGGGAACGATGCACGCCAGGCTCTCCAGCTTATGCAGCGGGTGCTACAGGATAGTCCGGATCAGGCCGAGGCCCACCTGTACCTGGCAGTGGCGCACTTTCGGCTGGGAGATCGGGCCAGCGGAGGCCAGGAACTTGCAATATTTCTGGAGCAGGAACAGCGCACGGTGGCCGCATATGAACATGCCGGAAAGACGCTCACCACACTTGGCCTCTGGCCGGAAGCGTTTGCTTTGTTCCGGGAGTTCGCCAACGACAAGCCCGAAAGCCCACTACCTTACTTGGGATTAGGGCAGTGTTTTTTCCGCTTTTCCAGCCCCGACTCTGCAGCGCTATGCCTCGAAAGGGCTGCAACTTTGGATTCCTTGGCTGCCAGGGTTCGCTATTGGGCCGGTGAGATCTACGAGAAAGGTGGGAGACTGCCGGATGCCATACGGCACTACCGGGCGGCGGTACGGTTAAACCCTAGCAGTTCCTATGGCAAACGTGCTGCCGAGCGCCTGCGTGAGGTTCTCGAGCATGAATAG
- a CDS encoding T9SS type A sorting domain-containing protein: MRRVILLGAMVTLVVCLGGLGVPRVEAQSGDTLSVSTGWALPGGLDTLSVRIKNATVIKGLHFKLVDSPDKLTVVGMAKAARISSFRVDTTSKAGGFWVLMVPDTSTSPRLTTGSGEILQVYVRVAASATGGTNASVGFDSVRAAANATGNPAVSIVPRSGVFWFGRKGDVLYNTVVDLFDVLRMIDITLQRPPTPTAYERWAGDFDDNGIVDVQDIGKAIDLAVSGMPKSARLPEEAPSALSGNIALRPGPTTQDGRRLLTIEVESPVPLAGLQVSIKVTSKGAAPGAPTVCGIANGMSLASKLVGEELNILLYSTSGGAMPAGRGSVAQLTLATGTEEPAGLPLQIVSAHGATLDGERVDLLWDAGPAHQQLPQTFALHQSRPNPFSGATVISYDIPSLPGGAVDVQVAVFNLHGQLVRLLEHARRDAGRYTVQWDGRDEAGNAVSSGVYFYKLLAGEVTLVRKLAILR, translated from the coding sequence ATGAGGAGAGTAATCCTACTGGGCGCGATGGTGACGCTTGTCGTTTGCCTGGGAGGGCTAGGGGTCCCTCGCGTCGAGGCACAGTCAGGGGATACGCTTTCTGTCTCCACGGGCTGGGCGCTCCCCGGGGGATTGGATACACTGAGCGTGCGCATCAAGAACGCCACGGTGATCAAAGGTCTGCACTTCAAGCTGGTCGATAGCCCGGATAAGCTCACGGTGGTTGGCATGGCCAAGGCTGCACGCATCAGCTCCTTCCGGGTGGATACCACCAGCAAGGCCGGTGGGTTTTGGGTGCTCATGGTACCGGACACTAGCACCAGCCCTCGGTTGACCACGGGTAGTGGCGAGATCTTACAAGTCTACGTCCGCGTCGCGGCGAGCGCCACCGGAGGCACCAACGCTAGCGTGGGTTTCGACTCGGTGCGCGCTGCGGCAAACGCCACAGGGAACCCCGCGGTGAGTATCGTGCCGCGAAGCGGTGTGTTCTGGTTTGGGCGTAAAGGCGACGTCTTGTACAACACGGTCGTAGACCTCTTCGACGTGCTCCGCATGATCGACATCACCTTGCAGCGCCCGCCAACGCCGACCGCCTACGAACGCTGGGCGGGCGATTTTGATGACAACGGGATTGTCGACGTGCAGGACATTGGTAAGGCCATCGACTTGGCGGTCTCGGGGATGCCCAAGTCCGCGCGCCTGCCGGAGGAAGCTCCCAGCGCCTTGAGTGGGAACATTGCGCTGCGTCCTGGACCCACGACCCAAGATGGTCGCCGCCTTTTGACCATTGAGGTGGAAAGCCCGGTTCCGCTGGCGGGTCTGCAAGTGAGCATAAAAGTGACGAGCAAAGGGGCGGCACCAGGCGCTCCTACCGTGTGCGGCATTGCGAACGGCATGTCCCTTGCCAGCAAACTGGTGGGTGAGGAGTTGAACATCCTCCTCTACAGTACATCGGGTGGCGCGATGCCTGCAGGAAGAGGCTCCGTGGCGCAGCTCACTTTGGCCACGGGCACGGAGGAGCCGGCGGGTCTTCCTCTGCAGATCGTCTCCGCGCACGGGGCAACGCTCGACGGAGAGCGCGTGGATCTGCTCTGGGATGCGGGCCCGGCCCATCAGCAACTGCCGCAGACTTTTGCCCTGCATCAGAGCCGGCCTAACCCCTTCAGTGGGGCAACCGTAATCAGCTATGACATTCCGTCATTGCCTGGAGGTGCGGTGGATGTGCAGGTGGCGGTGTTCAACCTCCATGGGCAACTGGTTCGGCTCTTGGAACACGCCAGGCGCGATGCGGGCCGGTACACGGTCCAGTGGGACGGCCGGGATGAGGCAGGCAACGCCGTTTCTTCAGGAGTCTACTTCTACAAGCTCCTGGCCGGTGAGGTGACGCTGGTGCGAAAACTGGCCATCCTGCGGTGA
- a CDS encoding dockerin type I domain-containing protein, whose amino-acid sequence GGETWIVNTQRQITWSATSVITNVRLWYSMNGGANWTEITTAPNTGSYTWTVPAQTSTMAKIKVEDALDGLPSDESDGVFNIASLVAITVQNSSGEPGKTGIVNIWLNNQVNVRGILFRLTDIPDSLQAGTPLATPVGRATGFTVSASEKDGYVQVLLVSMAGAVIPVGNGPILQLKYTIKPNTPLGTSSNLVLSNVSISDANNQQVVPDLNNGIFSYVKVGDLNGNGAVTKADLAIMADIVLGKTAPTPAQMLSGDVDHDGDIDLFDMLAVFDLFP is encoded by the coding sequence ATGGCGGCGAGACCTGGATTGTCAACACCCAACGCCAAATCACTTGGAGCGCAACCAGCGTCATCACGAATGTGCGCCTTTGGTATTCGATGAACGGTGGGGCCAACTGGACCGAGATCACTACTGCCCCCAACACAGGCTCCTATACCTGGACGGTACCGGCTCAGACCTCAACAATGGCAAAGATCAAGGTGGAAGACGCGCTGGATGGTCTGCCAAGCGATGAGAGCGACGGCGTCTTTAACATTGCCTCTCTGGTCGCAATTACCGTCCAGAATTCAAGTGGTGAACCAGGGAAGACCGGAATAGTCAACATCTGGCTGAACAACCAGGTCAATGTCCGCGGCATCTTATTCCGCCTCACCGACATCCCAGATAGTTTGCAGGCGGGCACGCCCTTGGCGACGCCGGTGGGCAGGGCGACAGGTTTCACGGTAAGCGCCAGCGAGAAGGACGGGTACGTCCAAGTGTTGCTGGTCTCCATGGCGGGGGCCGTCATTCCGGTGGGCAATGGCCCCATTCTACAGCTAAAGTACACTATCAAACCCAACACCCCACTTGGGACCTCGTCTAACCTTGTCCTGTCGAATGTGAGCATCAGCGATGCCAACAATCAGCAGGTGGTGCCGGATCTGAACAACGGGATTTTTAGCTATGTCAAGGTGGGAGACCTCAACGGCAACGGTGCCGTGACGAAGGCAGACTTGGCGATCATGGCCGATATTGTGCTGGGTAAAACGGCTCCCACTCCTGCTCAGATGTTGAGTGGGGACGTGGATCACGACGGGGACATTGACCTGTTTGATATGCTGGCTGTATTTGATCTTTTCCCATGA
- a CDS encoding T9SS type A sorting domain-containing protein, protein MSRKILLAWGLVLLVGAISVATPAACSNRLVVGSGSGWPGTGGNVVTIALRNETPVRGLQLELADVPDYLRADSVWVGSRAYGFIAQFNDVSGVLYVIAIGFSFLLDADSGAVVQVSYRVAPEVPVGTTVELKVNQLKVIDGQNQLLEVKAESGFFVVGSPSGVESGAGVPASFALLPNYPNPFRAAQGDPEGTVITFALPQPERASLVVYDLLGREVRTLLHAYVGAGWHRVSWEGTDQRGVPVPAGVYLYRLEAGGRVSTRRLSVMR, encoded by the coding sequence ATGAGTCGAAAGATACTCTTAGCGTGGGGTCTTGTCCTCTTGGTTGGGGCTATTTCCGTGGCCACGCCAGCCGCCTGTAGCAACCGGTTGGTGGTTGGTTCTGGGTCAGGATGGCCGGGCACCGGCGGGAATGTGGTCACCATTGCCCTGCGGAATGAGACCCCGGTGCGCGGCTTGCAGCTGGAGCTAGCCGACGTGCCTGACTATCTTCGTGCAGATTCAGTGTGGGTAGGGAGCCGCGCCTACGGCTTCATCGCGCAGTTCAATGATGTGAGCGGGGTGCTCTACGTCATTGCCATTGGCTTCAGCTTCTTGCTGGATGCGGACAGCGGGGCAGTGGTCCAGGTGAGCTATCGCGTGGCCCCCGAGGTGCCGGTTGGCACCACGGTGGAGCTGAAAGTCAACCAGCTAAAGGTGATCGACGGGCAAAATCAGCTGCTCGAAGTAAAGGCGGAAAGCGGGTTCTTCGTCGTGGGCTCTCCTTCGGGAGTAGAGAGCGGTGCGGGCGTCCCGGCATCATTCGCGCTGCTACCCAACTACCCTAACCCGTTTCGTGCGGCGCAAGGGGACCCGGAGGGCACAGTGATCACCTTTGCCCTGCCCCAGCCGGAAAGGGCGTCGCTGGTGGTCTATGATTTGCTCGGGAGAGAGGTTCGCACTTTACTCCACGCCTACGTGGGAGCCGGCTGGCATCGCGTCTCCTGGGAAGGCACCGACCAGAGGGGCGTGCCGGTGCCCGCTGGCGTTTACCTGTATCGACTGGAGGCAGGGGGTCGGGTCTCCACCCGACGGCTTTCGGTGATGAGATAA
- a CDS encoding transcriptional repressor yields the protein MDEKIKMLKKKGVVLTIQRLAVLRALEGQASHPTAEEIHRALRAQYPTLSLATVYNALETLKQAGLVHELVVGKEKRFDALASLHHHFYCRMCGRIYDVPVQCPVANKGWIEGHRVENSQAVFSGVCATCLCAEDQGEAKRRPYRCTVCGWVYDPASQRQGLGQDTSFALLPEGWRCQVCGASRDKFVPAEVVLTKKRSRQGGSSY from the coding sequence GTGGACGAAAAGATCAAAATGCTGAAAAAGAAGGGGGTCGTGTTAACAATCCAGCGCCTGGCAGTGCTGCGTGCGTTGGAGGGACAAGCCTCGCACCCCACCGCTGAAGAGATCCATCGCGCTCTACGCGCTCAGTATCCCACCTTATCACTGGCCACCGTCTACAACGCTTTGGAAACCCTAAAGCAGGCAGGCCTGGTCCATGAACTTGTGGTAGGCAAGGAGAAGCGGTTTGACGCCCTTGCCTCGCTGCACCATCATTTCTATTGTCGGATGTGTGGCCGCATTTACGACGTGCCGGTGCAATGTCCGGTGGCAAATAAGGGGTGGATCGAAGGTCACCGGGTGGAGAACAGCCAGGCGGTGTTTTCCGGGGTGTGTGCTACGTGCCTTTGCGCGGAGGACCAGGGGGAAGCGAAACGACGCCCCTACCGGTGTACCGTGTGCGGATGGGTGTACGACCCCGCAAGCCAGAGGCAGGGGCTGGGCCAGGATACGTCTTTTGCTCTGCTGCCGGAAGGGTGGCGGTGCCAGGTATGTGGGGCGTCGCGAGACAAGTTTGTGCCCGCTGAGGTGGTCTTGACCAAGAAGCGGTCTCGGCAAGGTGGGTCGTCTTATTGA
- a CDS encoding FprA family A-type flavoprotein — protein MHAVQLKDGVYWVGSIDWDLRNFHGYQTPEGSTYNAYLIVDEKVALIDTVKLPFLQELLGRIRQVIDPARIDYIVCNHVEMDHSGSIPALTEVAPGAQIIA, from the coding sequence ATGCATGCTGTGCAACTAAAGGACGGAGTCTACTGGGTAGGAAGTATCGACTGGGACCTGAGGAACTTTCACGGATACCAGACCCCGGAGGGCTCCACTTACAATGCTTACCTCATCGTGGATGAAAAGGTGGCGTTGATAGACACGGTGAAGTTACCTTTCCTCCAGGAGCTGCTGGGGCGGATCCGTCAGGTCATCGACCCGGCCAGGATCGATTACATTGTCTGCAATCATGTGGAAATGGACCATTCGGGGAGTATTCCGGCGCTGACCGAGGTCGCGCCCGGCGCGCAAATCATCGCC
- a CDS encoding FprA family A-type flavoprotein, which translates to GRIRQVIDPARIDYIVCNHVEMDHSGSIPALTEVAPGAQIIASPNGEKGLRAHFRLPANYRVVQSGERISLGKRSLQFFHTPMVHWPDSMVTYMSEEEILFSNDAFGQHLATASRYDDEVGWDVVHQQAAKYYANIVFPYGEQVNRALQLLQGVKVHTICPSHGVIWRKHVADIVAAYKGWASHETPARALVVYDSMWGSTAKMAKALASGLEQAGVPVTVRNLETTHISDVMTDVLGARLILVGSPTLNNGLLPSVGQFLIYLKGLRPRNRLGFAFGSYGWGGQAVAEIEQVFAALGWQVPVPGVRVQWVPEEAQLAQLKEQGRTLGLSVVRQK; encoded by the coding sequence TGGGGCGGATCCGTCAGGTCATCGACCCGGCCAGGATCGATTACATTGTCTGCAATCATGTGGAAATGGACCATTCGGGGAGTATTCCGGCGCTGACCGAGGTCGCGCCCGGCGCGCAAATCATCGCCTCACCCAATGGGGAGAAGGGCTTGCGTGCGCACTTTCGGCTGCCCGCGAACTATCGCGTGGTGCAGTCAGGGGAGCGCATCAGCCTGGGGAAGCGGTCGTTGCAGTTCTTCCACACGCCCATGGTACACTGGCCCGACTCGATGGTGACGTACATGTCAGAGGAAGAGATTCTTTTTTCGAATGATGCCTTTGGGCAGCACTTGGCAACTGCTTCGCGCTACGACGATGAGGTGGGATGGGACGTCGTGCACCAACAGGCCGCCAAGTACTACGCAAACATCGTGTTCCCGTACGGCGAACAGGTGAACCGGGCGTTGCAGCTATTGCAGGGCGTCAAGGTCCACACGATCTGCCCCAGCCACGGCGTGATCTGGCGCAAGCACGTGGCGGACATTGTGGCAGCCTACAAGGGTTGGGCGTCGCACGAGACCCCTGCCCGTGCATTGGTGGTCTATGACTCCATGTGGGGCTCCACAGCGAAGATGGCGAAGGCACTCGCTTCCGGGCTAGAGCAAGCCGGTGTGCCCGTGACAGTGCGGAATTTGGAGACAACCCACATCTCGGATGTGATGACGGATGTACTGGGCGCGCGGCTTATCCTGGTCGGGTCGCCGACTTTGAACAACGGACTCTTGCCCTCGGTGGGTCAGTTTCTCATCTACCTAAAGGGTCTGCGGCCGCGCAACAGACTGGGTTTTGCCTTCGGCTCCTACGGGTGGGGAGGTCAGGCAGTCGCGGAAATTGAGCAAGTGTTTGCGGCACTGGGATGGCAGGTGCCGGTGCCAGGCGTCCGCGTACAGTGGGTGCCAGAGGAGGCGCAGCTGGCACAACTCAAAGAACAGGGGCGCACCCTGGGCTTGAGTGTGGTTAGGCAAAAATAA
- a CDS encoding heavy-metal-associated domain-containing protein, translated as MKLELFVRDISCGHCKMRIEKRVSVLPGVRKVEVDVARKMVSVEGEVDTELVKRAIAELGYSV; from the coding sequence ATGAAACTAGAGCTCTTCGTTCGGGACATAAGTTGTGGTCATTGCAAGATGCGTATCGAAAAGCGGGTGAGCGTGCTGCCTGGAGTGAGAAAGGTGGAGGTGGACGTGGCGAGGAAGATGGTGTCGGTTGAAGGTGAAGTAGATACGGAACTGGTGAAACGCGCCATTGCGGAACTGGGGTATAGCGTGTGA
- a CDS encoding ferritin family protein, giving the protein MDGAREELEALGLALKMEGDGRQFFLAARDRAGHPLAKETFAYLADWELEHISIIQHFYASLRDRGEWTSAAHLEGKRGEAIATFRTLFRAARERLEETVAADADVLQAYRLALGMEDKLIVFYRNRAEAAKEPLAKRFYGFMVDQEREHHLILDNSLRYLENPAQYHADEEDWMFDGG; this is encoded by the coding sequence ATGGACGGTGCACGTGAGGAGCTGGAGGCATTGGGCCTGGCGCTGAAGATGGAAGGGGACGGACGACAGTTCTTTCTTGCCGCGAGGGATCGTGCCGGCCATCCCCTTGCCAAAGAAACCTTTGCCTATTTGGCCGATTGGGAGCTGGAACACATCAGCATCATCCAGCACTTCTACGCATCGTTGCGGGACCGGGGAGAGTGGACCTCTGCCGCCCATCTTGAGGGCAAGAGGGGAGAGGCAATCGCCACGTTCCGAACCTTGTTTCGTGCCGCTCGAGAGCGGTTGGAGGAAACAGTCGCGGCAGACGCCGACGTGCTCCAGGCGTATCGGCTGGCGCTCGGGATGGAAGACAAGTTAATTGTCTTTTACCGGAATCGCGCGGAAGCGGCGAAGGAGCCACTGGCAAAGCGGTTTTACGGCTTCATGGTGGACCAGGAACGAGAGCACCACCTCATTCTTGACAATTCACTCCGCTACTTGGAAAACCCCGCCCAATACCACGCCGACGAAGAAGACTGGATGTTTGACGGCGGGTAA
- a CDS encoding DsrE family protein, with amino-acid sequence MALFAFTGEAPCVAHVLLNALDMKRRGYDVKVVLEGKATQQAKLLVEEGRPFANLYRAAKEQGLIDCVCQACAAVSGSLEAAIEQGLAVCDEMSGHPSVARYLEAGYEVLIF; translated from the coding sequence GTGGCGTTGTTTGCCTTCACCGGCGAGGCCCCTTGTGTGGCCCACGTTCTGCTCAACGCTCTTGACATGAAGCGGCGCGGCTATGACGTGAAGGTGGTTCTCGAAGGGAAGGCCACCCAGCAAGCAAAGCTTCTGGTCGAAGAGGGGAGGCCGTTTGCCAATCTCTATCGGGCGGCAAAGGAGCAGGGCCTCATTGATTGTGTATGTCAGGCCTGCGCAGCGGTCTCCGGCAGTCTGGAGGCGGCCATTGAGCAGGGCCTTGCCGTGTGTGATGAAATGTCCGGCCATCCCAGCGTCGCACGCTACCTGGAGGCGGGCTACGAAGTGCTCATCTTTTGA
- a CDS encoding universal stress protein: MIAIRRILFPTDFSSCADQALDYALRLARQYQAELHVLHATVLHEDDPHHPAHHLPDVAALRARLRELAEADMKAAVAAHKGGDLKVKTAQRFGIAAAPTILEYAEDKRIDLIVMGTHGRRGLGRLFLGSVAEEVVRHASCPVLTVRGKDKARKPRPLKHILVPVDYSPHALLALRYAMELAQPTQARVHLLHVVEETVHPAFYATGKTSIFDFVPDIRRRSMQAMRELVAKAKGPETKTALHVAEGRAAGEIVTWCETHPVDLLVIATHGLTGLEHLLLGSVTERVVRTAPCPVFTVKPFGKSLLKKQGGSARQEK; the protein is encoded by the coding sequence ATGATTGCCATTCGACGCATCTTGTTTCCTACGGATTTTTCGTCGTGCGCTGACCAGGCCCTTGACTATGCGCTCAGGCTGGCGCGGCAGTACCAGGCCGAGCTACATGTGTTGCACGCGACGGTGTTGCATGAGGATGACCCTCACCATCCGGCGCACCACTTGCCTGACGTGGCTGCCTTGCGGGCCCGGCTGCGCGAGTTAGCCGAGGCAGATATGAAGGCGGCCGTTGCCGCGCACAAAGGAGGGGACCTCAAGGTCAAGACGGCACAAAGGTTTGGCATTGCTGCCGCCCCTACCATCTTAGAATATGCTGAGGACAAGCGCATCGACCTCATCGTCATGGGTACGCATGGGCGAAGAGGTCTTGGCCGCCTTTTCCTTGGAAGCGTGGCGGAGGAGGTGGTGCGCCATGCCTCCTGCCCAGTCCTGACCGTGCGCGGGAAGGACAAGGCGCGCAAGCCTCGCCCCCTGAAGCACATTCTCGTGCCGGTGGATTACTCACCTCATGCCCTTTTGGCTTTGCGCTACGCCATGGAGCTGGCGCAGCCGACGCAGGCACGGGTGCACCTGCTTCACGTCGTCGAGGAGACGGTTCACCCTGCCTTTTACGCCACGGGAAAGACTTCTATCTTCGACTTTGTGCCGGACATCCGGCGCAGGTCCATGCAGGCCATGAGGGAACTTGTGGCAAAGGCTAAGGGGCCGGAGACCAAGACTGCTTTGCATGTGGCCGAGGGCAGGGCTGCCGGCGAGATCGTCACATGGTGCGAAACCCATCCGGTCGACCTCCTGGTAATCGCCACGCATGGCTTGACAGGTCTTGAGCACCTTCTGCTCGGCAGCGTCACGGAGAGGGTGGTGCGCACAGCGCCGTGCCCGGTGTTCACGGTCAAGCCCTTCGGCAAGTCCTTGCTGAAAAAGCAAGGCGGATCGGCGAGGCAGGAAAAGTAG